Proteins co-encoded in one Ananas comosus cultivar F153 linkage group 15, ASM154086v1, whole genome shotgun sequence genomic window:
- the LOC109721639 gene encoding uncharacterized protein LOC109721639, giving the protein MVGFYLLLSLLPLMGLTVAGQEEASFELVHLHEQSQQTIPLLTPYSTNTQPTGVSVSKRDIFMVSSSVLAAENWLRTHVLSHFPSKNITTIVVGRGILCNRGREHLWGLITPSVKSLHYSVVRWGLEKEIKVGADFSECLRNPALLSSFELKPLLSLLLQDANFVCLVSSSQLEVVERLGFYRNGNIRVMKEPKPIRRKLYSLRFGSNPFGFEAYGRRHKPPSFPFPPPPALAPNSPPEAFPVPVPVPANPPDVFPVPPMPPCLAAPTVAPPPGSGEEGMGGLWCVAKPTVPEEKLQEAMDYACGEGGADCEEIKPNGSCYYPDNVVAHASYAFNSYWQMTKQRGGSCGFDGTALLVNTDPSFLQCRFVLS; this is encoded by the exons atggtggGGTTTTACCTTCTTCTCTCCCTTCTCCCTCTCATGGGTCTTACTG TTGCAGGTCAAGAAGAAGCTTCTTTTGAGTTGGTACACCTCCATGAGCAAAGCCAACAAACCATTCCCCTTCTCACCCCCTACTCAACAAACACACAACCCACTGGGGTCTCAGTGAGTAAAAGAGACATTTTTATGGTCTCTTCAAGTGTTTTAGCAGCAGAAAATTGGCTGAGGACCCATGTGCTATCTCACTTCCCATCAAAGAACATCACCACAATTGTAGTAGGAAGAGGCATTCTCTGCAACAGGGGCCGTGAGCATTTGTGGGGCTTGATCACTCCCTCTGTGAAGAGCCTGCACTACTCTGTGGTCAGATGGGGCCTGGAGAAGGAGATCAAAGTCGGCGCCGACTTCTCCGAGTGTTTACGGAACCCCGCATTGCTCTCCAGCTTTGAACTCAAGCCTCTGTTGAGTTTACTACTCCAAGATGCTAACTTTGTGTGCTTGGTTTCATCTTCTCAGTTGGAAGTTGTGGAAAGGTTGGGTTTTTATAGGAATGGAAACATCAGGGTGATGAAAGAGCCAAAACCCATAAGGAGAAAGTTGTATTCTTTGAGATTTGGCTCAAATCCATTTGGTTTCGAAGCCTATGGTAGGCGCCACAAGCCCCCTTCTTTCCCATTCCCACCACCCCCTGCTTTGGCACCCAATTCCCCACCTGAAGCCTTTCCCGTTCCCGTGCCCGTTCCTGCGAACCCACCCGATGTGTTCCCGGTCCCGCCGATGCCTCCGTGCCTGGCGGCGCCAACAGTGGCGCCGCCCCCGGGGTCGGGGGAGGAGGGGATGGGGGGATTGTGGTGTGTGGCAAAGCCGACGGTGCCGGAGGAGAAGCTGCAGGAGGCGATGGATTACGCGTGCGGGGAGGGCGGGGCGGATTGCGAGGAAATTAAGCCTAATGGGAGTTGTTATTATCCGGATAATGTGGTTGCGCATGCTTCGTATGCTTTTAATAGTTACTGGCAGATGACGAAGCAGCGCGGAGGCAGCTGCGGCTTCGACGGGACCGCACTTCTCGTCAATACCGATCCTA GTTTCCTCCAATGCCGTTTCGTACTTAGTTGA